The following proteins come from a genomic window of Ignavibacteriota bacterium:
- a CDS encoding CHAT domain-containing protein, protein MKIQGVVCLAFFDGKNNEILQADTTKQQTEGDVLFALGEGLYKANKYDSSIAVLKNALKQFEKEKNPERQMMSLIVLGRNYTAKEIYQDAIEYLNKAVKLGKKHLGEIHFNMAQAYNSLGIVYRRMGEYDQSISIYNKSLNVRLKLFGDIHSEVGKVYGNLGIVYWNKGDYEKAFEYMNKGYSIEQKTLPPDDAQIGNTLNNIGLVLWNMGDHAKALEYFFKDVEIELKKKGEESPDLANPYSNIAVIYHETGEYEKAIEFQTKSLRIRLKVFGEKHPTVSINYLNLGKVYQSMHNLERALEYQRKSMAIRLAVYDSLHPLLSKGYTTIGEVFSDLQQYDSAIFCFNKALAINQAKLDAHHPETGEIYIGLGNASLRLKKFDEAIEYFQSAIATVVPSFKPTSFPENPALENIRSEVVLLSALEAKAKAFEVRAAAYQPFPGDLSASFQTYSLASDLIDRMNRRYSAEYSKLNLTQKYSRVDEGAVRTAMQLFEETKNASYREKALRFAEKSKARLLLEAMNDSKAKQFAGLPDSVLRKEYQFKVDLSSLEKNLNEEGVKGKKADQKKITQWRSRLFSLKRMYESHINHLEKKYPEYYSLKYQARTATVQELQQKLLGTNDVLIEYVAGESALAIFVVTKHSLTAVSVPVDAMLETSIRQFREGITNRQFIQYTKNAFTLYNYLLRPVQASITGKNLIIVPDGMLHLIPFEALLTAEVNRSDNSYADLPYLLRDHSVSYAPSATLLLELKNKKQPPTPKQYLAVAPNYESENEETVNRFVSGKQRTFPALPFAEREVKETFALFDTRPFLEKLWSSEKTAKAVAFIGSDATEKNFKSADIWNYRYVHFASHVVVNTEQPELSAIVFTEEKNANEDGFLYTGEIYNLTFRADVIALSGCETGLGKIMNGEGMLGLTRAFLYAGASNLLVSLWQVNDESTSGLMVECFRGMIQKQSNSAALRAAKLRMISSEQTSAPMNWASFVLIGK, encoded by the coding sequence ATGAAGATACAGGGCGTGGTATGCCTTGCTTTTTTTGATGGAAAGAATAATGAAATACTTCAAGCCGATACCACGAAGCAACAAACTGAAGGAGATGTTCTGTTTGCCCTCGGTGAAGGATTGTACAAAGCAAACAAGTATGATAGCTCCATTGCCGTTTTGAAGAATGCTTTGAAGCAATTCGAGAAAGAGAAAAATCCTGAGAGGCAGATGATGAGTTTGATTGTGCTGGGGAGAAATTATACGGCGAAGGAAATTTATCAGGACGCGATTGAGTATCTCAATAAAGCAGTGAAGTTGGGAAAGAAACATTTGGGAGAAATTCATTTCAATATGGCGCAGGCATACAACTCGCTTGGCATTGTGTATAGAAGAATGGGCGAGTACGACCAGTCAATCAGCATCTACAACAAATCGCTCAACGTGAGGTTGAAATTGTTTGGGGATATTCATTCTGAGGTTGGAAAAGTATATGGAAATCTCGGCATAGTCTATTGGAACAAAGGCGATTACGAGAAAGCGTTCGAATATATGAACAAGGGATATTCTATCGAACAGAAAACTCTTCCTCCCGACGATGCACAAATCGGAAACACCCTCAATAATATCGGGTTAGTATTGTGGAACATGGGCGACCACGCAAAAGCATTGGAGTATTTTTTCAAGGATGTCGAAATTGAACTCAAGAAAAAAGGAGAAGAGAGTCCTGACCTTGCAAATCCATACAGCAATATTGCTGTCATCTATCATGAAACGGGAGAGTATGAAAAAGCAATCGAGTTCCAAACTAAATCACTACGGATACGGCTGAAGGTGTTTGGTGAAAAGCATCCAACGGTTTCTATAAACTATCTGAACCTCGGAAAAGTGTATCAATCCATGCACAATCTCGAACGTGCGCTGGAGTATCAACGGAAATCCATGGCAATTCGATTGGCTGTGTACGATAGTCTGCATCCGCTTCTCTCGAAAGGATACACAACTATCGGTGAAGTTTTTTCTGATTTGCAACAATACGATTCAGCGATATTTTGTTTCAACAAAGCGTTGGCAATTAATCAGGCAAAGTTAGATGCGCACCACCCGGAAACCGGAGAAATTTATATCGGACTTGGAAACGCATCATTGAGATTGAAGAAATTCGATGAGGCCATAGAGTATTTCCAATCTGCCATTGCCACGGTTGTACCTTCCTTCAAACCAACATCGTTTCCTGAGAATCCCGCATTGGAGAACATTCGTTCCGAGGTCGTGCTTCTTTCTGCGCTTGAGGCAAAAGCAAAAGCGTTCGAGGTACGTGCGGCGGCTTATCAACCATTCCCCGGCGACCTTTCGGCATCGTTTCAAACGTATTCGCTTGCTTCCGATTTGATTGACAGAATGAACAGGCGCTACTCAGCAGAATATTCCAAACTCAATCTCACACAAAAATATTCACGCGTAGATGAAGGGGCGGTGAGAACTGCAATGCAATTGTTTGAAGAAACGAAGAATGCATCGTACCGGGAGAAGGCGTTGAGGTTTGCCGAGAAAAGCAAAGCGAGGTTGTTACTGGAAGCAATGAACGATTCCAAAGCGAAACAGTTTGCCGGGCTCCCGGACAGTGTTCTGCGGAAGGAATATCAGTTCAAAGTGGATTTGAGTTCGTTGGAAAAAAATCTCAACGAAGAAGGTGTAAAAGGGAAGAAGGCAGACCAAAAGAAAATTACCCAATGGCGGTCACGATTGTTTTCTCTGAAGCGAATGTACGAATCGCATATCAATCATTTGGAAAAAAAGTACCCGGAGTATTATTCCTTGAAATACCAGGCACGAACGGCAACCGTACAAGAACTTCAGCAGAAATTGTTGGGAACGAATGATGTGTTGATTGAATATGTCGCGGGAGAGAGCGCGCTTGCAATTTTTGTCGTGACCAAACATTCCTTAACAGCAGTCTCTGTTCCCGTGGATGCGATGTTGGAAACTTCTATCAGGCAATTTCGGGAAGGAATAACCAACCGGCAATTTATCCAGTACACAAAAAACGCGTTCACCTTGTATAATTATCTCCTCCGACCTGTGCAAGCATCCATCACCGGCAAAAATCTCATCATCGTGCCGGACGGAATGTTGCATCTCATCCCGTTCGAGGCGTTGCTGACGGCAGAGGTGAACCGTTCCGATAATTCGTATGCCGACTTGCCGTATCTTCTCAGAGACCATTCAGTCAGTTACGCGCCATCGGCAACGTTGTTGTTGGAATTGAAAAACAAAAAGCAACCGCCAACTCCAAAGCAGTATCTTGCCGTAGCGCCGAACTATGAATCGGAAAATGAAGAAACGGTGAACCGGTTTGTTTCGGGGAAGCAGAGAACGTTTCCCGCTCTCCCGTTTGCAGAGCGGGAAGTGAAGGAAACATTTGCTCTGTTTGATACGCGCCCGTTCCTTGAAAAACTCTGGAGTTCGGAAAAGACGGCAAAAGCAGTGGCGTTCATTGGCAGTGATGCAACGGAAAAGAATTTCAAATCTGCCGATATCTGGAATTACCGGTATGTTCATTTCGCTTCGCATGTTGTGGTCAACACGGAACAGCCGGAACTTTCCGCCATTGTATTTACGGAGGAGAAGAACGCGAACGAAGACGGATTTTTATACACGGGAGAAATTTACAATCTCACATTTCGAGCAGATGTGATTGCGCTGAGCGGATGTGAAACAGGATTGGGAAAAATTATGAACGGAGAAGGGATGTTGGGATTGACCCGCGCCTTTCTCTACGCAGGCGCGTCGAATCTGCTTGTCTCCTTATGGCAGGTGAATGATGAATCAACTTCCGGGTTGATGGTGGAATGTTTCAGAGGGATGATTCAGAAGCAGAGCAACAGCGCTGCGCTGCGCGCCGCAAAACTCCGGATGATTTCTTCAGAACAAACTTCCGCTCCGATGAACTGGGCTTCGTTTGTGCTGATTGGAAAGTAG
- a CDS encoding T9SS type A sorting domain-containing protein: protein MAHWFNNQVTRLAMSFKIFFTQLIISFMFLLGSVSMGQVEFTLPLMYHDTSMIFHDTIYWGLRPGASYCATDSGEVELPPMACGISACVHFADVMPIGNGACMGQGTYLDVRPSYSSSQIDTYKVVFVSIFPITFHWLPTLYQYYDSAKITRSGVSSPAINMFTQDSLFIDNPSVSAIKIFTYGPKQPNGVGEFWNEQPMQFSLEQNYPNPFNPSTNFGFRIANFGFVTLKVFDVLGREVAKLVDEKKEAGKYSVQWNAEGLPSGVYFYKLQAGEFSSVKKLLLMR from the coding sequence ATGGCTCACTGGTTTAATAATCAAGTAACGAGGTTGGCTATGTCGTTCAAGATATTTTTTACACAGTTGATTATCAGTTTTATGTTCTTATTGGGAAGCGTTTCTATGGGGCAGGTAGAGTTTACTCTCCCGTTAATGTATCACGATACAAGTATGATATTTCATGATACAATTTATTGGGGGCTTCGCCCCGGTGCATCTTATTGTGCTACGGATTCCGGAGAGGTGGAATTGCCTCCCATGGCGTGTGGAATCAGTGCCTGTGTTCACTTTGCTGATGTGATGCCTATTGGTAACGGTGCGTGTATGGGACAAGGTACATATTTAGATGTGCGTCCTTCTTATAGTTCATCGCAGATAGATACTTACAAAGTTGTGTTCGTATCAATCTTCCCGATTACATTTCATTGGTTACCCACGCTGTATCAATATTATGACAGCGCAAAAATAACACGAAGTGGAGTTTCTTCTCCTGCAATCAATATGTTCACTCAGGACTCTCTTTTCATTGACAACCCAAGTGTTTCCGCAATAAAAATATTTACTTACGGACCGAAACAACCAAACGGTGTCGGTGAGTTTTGGAATGAACAACCGATGCAGTTTTCACTTGAACAAAACTATCCCAATCCGTTCAACCCTTCAACAAATTTCGGATTTCGGATTGCCAATTTCGGATTTGTAACATTGAAAGTGTTTGATGTGTTGGGAAGGGAAGTTGCAAAGTTGGTTGATGAAAAGAAGGAAGCAGGAAAATATTCTGTTCAATGGAATGCAGAGGGATTGCCAAGTGGCGTGTATTTCTACAAACTGCAAGCGGGTGAGTTTTCATCGGTAAAGAAGTTGCTGTTGATGCGGTAA
- a CDS encoding LPS-assembly protein LptD, which yields MMHRLLQTQSVNKIRTSLWKDFGFRISDFGLMLFLFFIFYGNGSAQESRLSNPFSSTDTVRVDSVLTDSTSVLKDTVAASGGIDTVVTYSCTDSIIYHFSTRTMSLYKNSSIQYQTMELKSEQIGIDWKTNMLSAEGVADSTDTLHGGYRGTPVMKDGGEQYDGRTLTYNFQTKKGKINIADTKMDEGFYHGEDIKKVDKDILFVAKGRYTTCDAPEPHYYFGSPRMKVKMQDQVVAEPVYLFIADVPVFALPFAVFPNKGGRRSGIIAPAYGEDGTRGRFLRHLGFYWAMNDYMDWKVQSDLYSKGGWAAASNFQYNVRYNFTGSFSGEYKRLHAGEENDPRRTEEESYRATINHNQDIDPTTRLNVDFTFASDNAYRNTIDYQEALQQTISSNATLSKHWESPNSISLNVSRQQYLVKGDVYETMPSLSFNHGTSYPFRRKKAGDESSDLNWYEQIGLNYGMSASNSRSKTNVSVNNIKTNLNGVDTLLAVEEFQRGNAQRIGQSMSISIAPKLGYITVSPSLHFSDSRDFSSTDIPVADTSDSSISYMNKKEAKRIGTLSTGLSLNTRIFGILQPNVLGISAIRHTLTPSVSFAYDKQVYGDNPEDKRLYANFNVGNVFEMKTIPEAEGKEGTKIQLLNVGLGASYDFTADSMNLSNLGMNFRTGIGRTFDINGGANFDFYKLEESSPGRFNRVNKFELSENGRLARLTNFNIRFSTSLSGEKKKSGGQPTQRDSSAGVQPVRSRSYDSMAEPDFSIPWNLSLDWSYSESRNPQVVRSSSINGNLDFNLTEKWKFAVASGYDFVSQEFVYPRMNISRDLHCWTMNFSWTPIGQYRSYQFEIRVKASQLQDLKVTKSGSDRGIY from the coding sequence ATGATGCATCGCCTTTTACAAACCCAATCTGTAAACAAGATTCGTACAAGTCTTTGGAAGGATTTCGGATTTCGGATTTCGGATTTCGGATTGATGCTATTTTTGTTTTTCATATTTTATGGAAACGGAAGTGCGCAAGAATCCCGACTGAGTAATCCTTTTTCATCAACAGATACAGTTCGGGTTGATTCTGTTCTGACGGACTCGACTTCGGTGTTGAAAGATACAGTTGCTGCTTCGGGTGGAATTGATACGGTGGTGACATACTCGTGTACCGATTCGATTATTTATCACTTCTCGACGAGAACAATGTCGCTCTACAAAAATTCTTCAATTCAATATCAAACAATGGAATTGAAGTCGGAGCAAATCGGGATTGATTGGAAGACGAATATGCTGAGTGCGGAAGGAGTTGCCGATTCGACAGACACGTTGCATGGCGGTTACCGAGGTACGCCGGTGATGAAAGACGGAGGCGAGCAGTACGATGGCAGAACGCTGACGTATAACTTTCAAACGAAGAAAGGAAAAATCAATATCGCCGACACAAAAATGGACGAAGGATTTTATCACGGCGAAGACATCAAGAAGGTGGACAAGGATATTTTGTTCGTCGCAAAAGGACGATACACAACATGTGACGCGCCGGAGCCACACTATTATTTCGGAAGTCCGAGGATGAAAGTGAAGATGCAGGATCAGGTTGTCGCCGAGCCGGTCTATTTGTTCATTGCTGATGTGCCGGTGTTTGCGTTGCCGTTCGCAGTCTTTCCGAACAAGGGGGGGAGGCGTTCAGGGATTATCGCGCCGGCGTACGGCGAGGACGGAACACGCGGTCGCTTCCTTCGTCATCTCGGTTTTTACTGGGCGATGAATGATTACATGGATTGGAAAGTGCAAAGCGATTTGTACTCAAAAGGCGGATGGGCGGCGGCTTCCAACTTTCAATATAATGTTCGATATAATTTCACCGGTTCGTTCAGCGGCGAGTATAAGAGGCTTCACGCAGGCGAAGAGAACGACCCGCGGCGAACGGAAGAAGAATCGTACCGGGCAACCATCAACCATAATCAGGATATTGACCCGACGACGCGCCTGAATGTTGACTTCACTTTCGCGAGCGATAACGCGTATCGAAACACAATTGATTATCAGGAAGCGCTTCAACAAACAATTTCCTCCAACGCGACACTCTCGAAACATTGGGAATCGCCGAACAGCATTTCGCTCAATGTCAGTCGTCAGCAATATTTGGTGAAGGGAGATGTGTATGAAACGATGCCGTCGCTCAGTTTCAATCATGGAACGAGTTATCCGTTCAGAAGAAAGAAGGCGGGCGATGAATCATCTGACCTGAACTGGTACGAACAAATCGGTTTGAATTACGGCATGAGCGCATCGAACTCCCGCTCGAAAACAAATGTCTCGGTCAACAATATCAAAACGAATCTCAACGGAGTTGACACGTTGCTTGCCGTCGAGGAATTTCAGCGCGGCAACGCACAGCGCATCGGGCAAAGCATGAGCATCAGCATCGCGCCGAAACTTGGCTACATCACCGTTTCGCCCTCGCTTCACTTCAGCGATTCGCGGGATTTCAGCAGTACCGATATTCCCGTTGCCGATACGTCCGATAGTTCCATTTCATACATGAATAAAAAAGAGGCAAAGCGTATCGGCACACTCTCGACAGGTCTTTCGTTGAACACACGTATTTTCGGAATCCTTCAACCGAACGTGCTTGGCATTTCAGCGATTCGTCATACGCTGACGCCTTCCGTTTCGTTCGCGTATGATAAACAAGTCTATGGCGATAATCCCGAAGACAAACGGCTCTATGCAAACTTCAATGTCGGGAATGTGTTTGAGATGAAAACGATTCCCGAAGCGGAAGGAAAAGAAGGGACGAAGATTCAACTGCTCAATGTCGGGCTTGGCGCAAGTTATGATTTCACCGCCGACAGCATGAACCTGAGTAATCTCGGAATGAATTTCAGAACGGGCATTGGACGAACGTTTGATATTAATGGAGGTGCGAATTTTGATTTCTACAAGTTGGAAGAATCATCACCCGGAAGGTTCAATCGTGTAAACAAGTTCGAGTTGAGCGAGAACGGTCGGCTTGCGCGTCTGACGAATTTCAACATCCGGTTTTCCACATCGCTTTCCGGCGAGAAGAAAAAATCGGGTGGTCAGCCGACACAGCGGGATTCCTCTGCCGGAGTGCAACCCGTTCGTTCCCGTTCGTATGACAGCATGGCAGAACCGGATTTCAGTATTCCATGGAATTTAAGTTTGGATTGGAGTTACTCGGAAAGCAGAAACCCGCAAGTCGTTCGTTCATCGAGCATCAACGGAAATCTTGATTTCAATTTGACGGAGAAATGGAAGTTTGCAGTTGCAAGCGGCTACGATTTTGTCAGTCAGGAGTTTGTTTACCCCCGCATGAATATCTCCCGCGACTTGCATTGCTGGACGATGAACTTCTCATGGACTCCCATCGGGCAATATCGAAGTTACCAATTTGAAATCCGCGTGAAGGCATCGCAGTTGCAGGATTTGAAAGTGACGAAGTCGGGAAGCGACCGAGGAATCTACTGA
- a CDS encoding ROK family protein, whose protein sequence is MSTQHYFLGIDLGATTVKTGCVSSDGKILSETKVSTEAHLGPDAVVQQIMKTVDSMFNQYGNDSLEAIGIGAPGIVNNGIVKAPPNISAWDEVNLQNEINRITGIKVVVENDANCAALAEAKFGAGIHHRNFLFVIWGTGVGGGIILDGKIYHGPNGGAGEIGHTTIDFNGPDCNCGNKGCIEAYIGQRYLSQRTKELLQKSNVHSKIIELVEGDFNKIEPAVISLAAEQGDAVAKEILTEAGTLLGYALSNVSNILDLETVIIGGGISAAPQFVYDAVTNALRARVLKPHRPNIQVLRAKLGNTAGIIGAASLVI, encoded by the coding sequence ATGTCAACTCAACATTATTTTTTAGGCATTGACCTCGGCGCAACAACTGTTAAAACCGGGTGTGTTTCTTCTGACGGAAAAATTCTTTCTGAGACGAAGGTTTCGACAGAAGCGCATCTTGGACCGGACGCTGTTGTTCAACAAATTATGAAGACGGTGGATTCGATGTTCAATCAATATGGCAACGATTCGTTAGAAGCAATTGGTATCGGCGCGCCAGGGATTGTGAACAACGGAATCGTCAAAGCGCCACCGAATATTTCTGCGTGGGATGAAGTAAATCTTCAAAATGAAATCAATCGCATTACGGGAATCAAGGTCGTTGTTGAGAACGATGCGAACTGTGCGGCGTTGGCTGAAGCAAAGTTCGGAGCGGGAATTCACCACAGGAATTTTCTTTTTGTTATTTGGGGAACCGGCGTCGGTGGCGGTATTATTCTCGACGGAAAAATCTATCACGGACCGAACGGTGGTGCGGGAGAAATCGGTCACACGACGATTGACTTCAACGGACCTGATTGTAATTGCGGGAACAAAGGGTGCATCGAAGCATATATCGGTCAGCGGTATCTTTCTCAACGGACGAAAGAGTTACTGCAAAAGTCGAACGTTCATTCCAAAATTATTGAACTTGTTGAAGGAGACTTCAATAAAATAGAACCCGCTGTCATCTCTCTCGCCGCAGAGCAGGGAGACGCAGTAGCGAAAGAAATTCTGACAGAAGCCGGAACATTACTTGGGTACGCGCTCTCTAATGTTTCCAACATTCTCGATTTGGAAACAGTGATTATTGGTGGCGGAATTTCTGCCGCGCCACAATTTGTGTATGATGCTGTCACAAATGCGCTTCGTGCGCGGGTTCTCAAACCGCATCGTCCGAACATTCAGGTATTGAGAGCGAAACTCGGAAATACGGCGGGAATTATTGGGGCGGCAAGTCTTGTTATCTAA
- a CDS encoding DUF5615 family PIN-like protein, with the protein MKWLVDAQLPPSLCDWFRSRNELAVHVSELLGGISMPDELIWSIAKRDEFVVISKDRDFFDRSIVYGSPPQIVYLDFGNCSNENLFLILHQHWGELQYALKKGRSLVVISKKQLLTF; encoded by the coding sequence GTGAAATGGTTGGTGGATGCTCAGTTGCCACCGAGTCTTTGTGATTGGTTTCGCTCACGAAATGAGTTGGCTGTTCATGTTTCAGAACTGCTGGGTGGCATATCAATGCCTGATGAATTAATTTGGAGTATTGCTAAACGAGACGAGTTTGTTGTTATCAGCAAGGATAGAGATTTTTTTGACAGGTCTATTGTCTATGGTTCGCCGCCACAAATTGTTTATCTTGATTTCGGAAACTGTTCTAACGAAAATTTATTCCTGATTCTTCACCAACACTGGGGAGAATTACAATATGCTCTCAAAAAAGGAAGGTCTCTTGTTGTGATTTCAAAAAAACAATTACTTACCTTTTAA
- a CDS encoding DUF433 domain-containing protein: MENVTQQSRITLIPGLCGGKPTIRGMRITVSNVLEMLAGGMTEKQILHDYPYLELEDIKECLRFAARVSSYSFEMSEATG, translated from the coding sequence ATGGAAAACGTAACTCAACAATCACGTATTACACTTATTCCTGGTTTGTGTGGCGGGAAACCGACAATAAGAGGTATGCGAATCACGGTCTCAAATGTTTTGGAAATGCTTGCCGGTGGAATGACTGAAAAGCAGATTCTTCATGACTATCCTTACCTCGAGTTAGAAGATATAAAAGAATGTCTTCGCTTTGCTGCAAGAGTGTCTTCTTATTCATTTGAAATGTCTGAGGCAACCGGGTGA
- a CDS encoding replication-associated recombination protein A: MELFERDSPSKEKSSQQQFAPLAERVRPKTLSEFVGQTHLVGEEKSLRILIEKDEVPSMIFWGPPGCGKTTLARVIAEHTKAEYFQMSAVTSGVAEVRKVLDRAEINRKKLNKRTILFIDEIHRFNKAQQDALLHSVEDGNITLIGATTENPSFEVISPLLSRCRVYVLEPLGVNELNTILNHALAEDFVLKKMSVTIGESERELLMLYAAGDARVLLNSLETALRITKPTGKNERIVSKEIVEKVFQKKTTKYDKGGEEHYNIISAFIKSIRGSDPDAAVYWLARMLDGGEDPKFIARRMIVLASEDVGNADPYALTIATSCFTAVDYIGMPEARIILAQAATYLASAPKSNASYRAIEDALEIVRTQSSGEVPLHLRNASTKLMKELKYGEEYKYSHNYDGHFVEQQYLPDNLKEKVFYQPTEEGKEKEIKERLEKWWNNLKAKRKK; the protein is encoded by the coding sequence ATGGAATTATTTGAACGAGACTCTCCTTCCAAAGAAAAATCTTCACAACAACAATTCGCTCCACTTGCGGAACGAGTGCGCCCGAAAACTCTCAGCGAGTTTGTCGGGCAGACGCATTTAGTTGGTGAAGAGAAGTCGCTTCGCATTCTCATCGAGAAGGATGAAGTCCCTTCGATGATTTTCTGGGGACCGCCAGGATGCGGGAAGACTACACTTGCTCGTGTGATTGCAGAGCATACGAAAGCAGAATATTTTCAAATGAGCGCGGTAACTTCGGGAGTCGCGGAAGTTCGGAAAGTGTTAGACAGAGCGGAAATAAACAGGAAGAAATTAAATAAGCGTACAATTCTTTTCATAGATGAAATTCACCGGTTCAATAAAGCGCAACAAGACGCGTTACTTCACAGTGTTGAAGATGGAAACATTACGCTCATTGGAGCGACGACGGAGAATCCATCGTTTGAAGTAATTTCGCCATTGCTTTCCCGATGCCGCGTGTATGTGCTTGAACCGTTGGGAGTCAATGAACTGAATACTATTTTGAATCATGCACTTGCAGAAGATTTCGTATTGAAGAAAATGTCGGTGACGATTGGTGAATCCGAGCGGGAATTGTTGATGTTGTATGCCGCTGGCGATGCGCGGGTGTTGCTGAACTCTCTCGAAACTGCTTTGAGAATCACCAAGCCGACCGGGAAGAACGAACGAATTGTTTCAAAGGAAATTGTTGAAAAAGTTTTTCAAAAGAAAACTACAAAGTACGATAAAGGGGGAGAAGAACATTACAACATTATTTCTGCATTCATCAAGAGTATTCGTGGCAGCGACCCGGACGCGGCTGTTTACTGGCTTGCGCGAATGTTGGATGGAGGCGAAGACCCGAAATTCATTGCGCGCAGAATGATAGTACTTGCGTCGGAAGATGTCGGGAATGCCGACCCGTACGCTCTGACGATTGCCACAAGTTGCTTCACCGCAGTAGATTACATCGGGATGCCGGAAGCGAGAATTATTCTTGCTCAGGCGGCAACGTATCTTGCATCTGCGCCAAAAAGTAACGCGTCGTACCGGGCGATTGAGGATGCGTTGGAAATTGTACGAACACAATCGAGCGGCGAAGTTCCGCTTCATCTCCGCAACGCGTCGACGAAGTTGATGAAGGAATTGAAGTACGGCGAGGAATATAAATACAGTCACAACTATGACGGACATTTTGTTGAGCAACAATATTTACCGGATAATTTGAAAGAGAAAGTATTTTATCAGCCGACGGAAGAAGGGAAAGAAAAAGAGATAAAAGAAAGGTTGGAGAAGTGGTGGAACAATTTAAAAGCCAAAAGGAAAAAGTAG
- a CDS encoding septum formation initiator family protein, which translates to MNDLYYRKDSSHKFLPNWLRRLFRNKKLMWSVVILFFVAGMITFSDKGLLDRYHLQKQKEEMALLIQQARVDSLYLQKQSADLDTSKFAIEKVARDKYGMIREGETVYKIKK; encoded by the coding sequence ATGAACGACCTCTACTACCGAAAAGATTCTTCTCATAAATTTCTACCGAACTGGCTCCGTCGGCTTTTCAGAAATAAAAAGTTGATGTGGTCAGTCGTCATTCTTTTCTTCGTTGCAGGAATGATAACGTTCAGCGACAAAGGATTGCTCGACCGTTATCATCTCCAAAAACAAAAGGAAGAAATGGCGTTGCTCATCCAACAAGCGCGCGTTGATTCGCTTTATCTTCAGAAACAATCCGCCGACCTTGACACATCGAAGTTTGCCATCGAAAAAGTCGCCCGTGATAAATATGGAATGATTCGAGAAGGCGAGACGGTATACAAGATTAAGAAGTGA